The genomic DNA CGTACATCTATATGTTTGCCAAAACCTTGTTTAAGATGCAGTCCGCGGCTATTTACGACGTTTGTAAAATTTACAAGCTCTCAGGCACCGCCGTGTTTTTTAGGGTCGCGATTTTTCTGTCGCGTCCGGCGATCGTGGGCGGAGCGATGCTGGTGCTCATGGAGACGCTTAGTGACTACGGCACGGCGGCTTATTACGGCGTAGAGACTTTTAGCGCGGGCATTTTTAAGCTATGGTTTGATATGGGCGACTCGTACTCCGCGTCCGTGCTAGCGGGGCTTTTGATGATGTTCGTGTTTATTTTGATGATATTTGAGCACGTTAATAAAAACTCTAAAAAATACAGCTTCTCCACGCACGATACCTCCAAATTTACGCAAAAAAAGAAGCTTGGTAAATTCGGCTCGGCGGCGGCGTTTTTGTGGTGCGCGAGCGTGTTTTGTCTAGCATTTGCGTTTCCTTTTACCTGGCTTTTGTACTGGAGCATTCACGAGCTAGATAGTTTTAAATTTGAGTTCGTGCAGATGGCGGCAAATTCGCTTCTGATGGCTGCTGGCGCGGCGATACTCATCACGGCGATTAGCTTTTTCCTAGTTTTTGCTACGAGGCTTATAAAAAACAAAGCGTTAAATACCTTTTTGCTAAAATCCGTCTCTCTAGGCTACGCGCTGCCTGGCGCTAGTACCGGGCTTTGCGTGATGATAGTTTTTGGCTACATTGACCGAAATTTCGGTACGCATCTGCTCTCATCGAGCTTTGTGGTGCTGATTTTCGGATACGTCATGAGGTTTTTGGCGACCTCGATATATTCTGTTGAGAGCGGATACGCCAAGATCCCGGCAAATATCGACGACGCCGCGCTTTTGCTAAACGGCTCGCGGTTAAATTTGTTTTTCAAAGTTCATTTTCCGCTACTTCGCCACTTTTTCTTTCTCTCGCTCATCGTCGTTTTTATCGACATCATTAAGGAGCTACCGCTTAGTCTCATTTTGCGGCCTTTGGGCTTTGAGACGCTTAGTATTAGGGCGTTTTTCTACGCCGCCGACGAGAGGCTTTACGCTGCGGCTCTGCCGTCGTTTCTCATCGTTTCGATGTCGCTAGTCGCCGTCCTTTGGTTCGAGATAATCTCCAGAAAAAAACAAGAAAGATAAAAATATGGCTGAAATTTTAAAAATCGTAAATTTAAACAAGAAATTCGGAAATTTAGAGGTTTTAAAGGACGTAAATTTAAGCCTTAACGAGGGCGAAATTTTAAGTGTCCTGGGCGATAGCGGCTGCGGTAAAAGCACGCTTTTGCGCATTATCGTGGGACTTGAGACGCCAAGCGGCGGGCAAATCGCCTCAAAGATGGCTACAGTACGGC from Campylobacter showae CSUNSWCD includes the following:
- a CDS encoding ABC transporter permease is translated as MGYIQGTFAVAAGVLALSLVIAVVSAWLVANYRFALSNFFEYALILPFAIPAYIFSFCYVGIMDYGGYFHQIFGFRLEFMNIYGVIFVLSLSLYPYIYMFAKTLFKMQSAAIYDVCKIYKLSGTAVFFRVAIFLSRPAIVGGAMLVLMETLSDYGTAAYYGVETFSAGIFKLWFDMGDSYSASVLAGLLMMFVFILMIFEHVNKNSKKYSFSTHDTSKFTQKKKLGKFGSAAAFLWCASVFCLAFAFPFTWLLYWSIHELDSFKFEFVQMAANSLLMAAGAAILITAISFFLVFATRLIKNKALNTFLLKSVSLGYALPGASTGLCVMIVFGYIDRNFGTHLLSSSFVVLIFGYVMRFLATSIYSVESGYAKIPANIDDAALLLNGSRLNLFFKVHFPLLRHFFFLSLIVVFIDIIKELPLSLILRPLGFETLSIRAFFYAADERLYAAALPSFLIVSMSLVAVLWFEIISRKKQER
- a CDS encoding ATP-binding cassette domain-containing protein, giving the protein MAEILKIVNLNKKFGNLEVLKDVNLSLNEGEILSVLGDSGCGKSTLLRIIVGLETPSGGQIASKMATVRR